AACCAACAGGTCCGTCGAAATAGGAAAAACCTCTGCACTGCCTGGGTCGATTATAAAAAGGCCTATGACTCGGTGCCGCACTCGTGGTTGAGGAGAGTACTAGAGCTATACAAAGTTGATGTAACTCTATGTACTTTCCTCAGTTCATGTATGCGGCAGTGGGTTACTAGACTCTCTTTACCTGGGAGTGCAGCGCCTATTTCGAACGGACTTATAAAGATTGAGCGGGGGATTTTCCAGGGTGACAGCTTGAGTCCGCTGTGGTTCTGCCTGGCCTTGAATCCTTTAAGCACATTGCTAAACGAATCAAGGCTGGGCTTTCAGCTTCGTAGAGGGGGTGAAGTCATATCTCATCTTCTATACATGGATGACCTCAAGCTTTTCGCATCGAAAAAGACCGACCTAGTGGAACTGctcaaaataactgaaaagtTCAGTAGTTCCATCGGGATGGAGTTTGGTGTCGAAAAGTGTGCGGTCATGTATGTACAGCGGGGGAGAGTTGCAAGCTCTGATGGGCTACAACTCACCGAAAGTGTGTCCTTCAGATCCCTCTCCGAAGGTGAGACCTACAAGTACCTTGGTATATCACAGTCGTTGGGTATTGTTGATGAGGATGTAAAACATCTGATAAAAGCACGATTCATTGGCCGCCTGAGAAAAGTCCTAAATAGTCTTCTATCAGGTGGTAACAAGTTTCGCGCTTTTAACAGTTGGGTTATGCCCTCGTTAACTTACTCCTTTGGTATACTAAGGTGGACTCAAACAGAGCTGGATATCTTGGATCGAAGGGTCCGTTGCATGCTGACCACACATCGGATGCATCACCCACGATCATCGGTTATGAGATTGTATATCCCACGGAAATGTGGTGGCCGAGGCCTCCTCAATGCTAAGGACATGCATAACCGTGAGGTATACAATCTACGGGAGTATTTCCTGAAAATCGATGAGGGGATACATCGAGATGTGGTGTCAGTAGATAAGGGGCTCACCCCGCTCTCTCTTAATAACGAGAACTGGCGTAAACACCCAGTGTTGAGCACCTCCGAGCGTTTAGATATATGGAAGAGCAAGGAGTTACACGGCAGGTTTTATCGGGCTCTGCATGGGCCTGATGTAGACCTGCCTGCCTCTGTGAACTGGCTACGTTTCGGTGACCTCTTTGGGGAGACCGAGGGCTTTGTCTGTGCAATTATGGACGAAGTTATCAAGACGAACAACTACCGGAAGTACATTATGAGGGACGGCACGCTAGATGTCTGTCGTTTGTGCCACTGCCCCGGCGAGTCCCTCAGACATGTCACTTCCGGTTGTTCTCGCCTTGCTAACTCCGAGTACTTGCACAGGCACAACCTAGTAGCCAGAATAATCCATCAACAACTTGCTCTTAAGTATGGTCTAATCGCTTCGGAGGTGCCGTACTACAAATACACACCGGAGCCAGTTCTCGATGATGGTCATATCACGCTCTACTGGGATCGATCTATTATCACGGACAGGACTATTGTAGCCAATAAGCCTGATATCGTGATAATAGATCGATATGCGAGACGTACGATAATTGTTGACGTAAGTATTCCCCATGACTGTAATCTCGTGAAGGCAGAGACAGACaagatgtcaaaatatttggatCTCGCGCACGAGATTACAGCCATGTGGCATATGGAGTCAACAATTATCGTACCGATAGTGCTGTCCGTGAATGGATTAATCGCGAAGAGCCTCGATCACCACCTAGAGAGGCTCTCGCTCGGTAAGTGGGTGAAGGGCCAGGCACAGAAGGCGGTACTCCTGAGCACG
Above is a genomic segment from Papilio machaon chromosome 9, ilPapMach1.1, whole genome shotgun sequence containing:
- the LOC123721257 gene encoding uncharacterized protein LOC123721257 — encoded protein: MTAAVTEKLDKIEPRRRCARLRPAALTSLGLIPSTSEEDESPTASEEEPAPSTPPRRPVRGRGRPPSARLGPAGRIPHPAPATGGVVRRMRWTSELNESVMRAYYQATEVETNLTAYRGRMLSLFQVLQPNTTVTAQRLSDQVRVILRSRRLDDSVLDRLRTEIRSSLRDTDSAPTAPLNVDCVDSRPPTPIAPLIVGASDTIAENVSSQDNEHMRRTLEEAIKEFKDVPTLSRSRLPRLPIHRGSLAIVNQMNALLAPYFDASSSLAETHSILYCGAVAVCRMVGVKLNIKNTQTVPHTYSKPAWQARIERRINTSRTLIAKLLNFRAGNTRPKVMRFVTQAFSGTNISPNNYILRVTERIDFYKQKICAWANRIRRYKKRADRFILNRRFQSDQKGVYRGWEQPSEGVNDRQLPNPDDLNNFWRGIWSVSVNHTESDWVEAVGQGCEQIPVMAPITIEPCDVSCAIRSAHNWKSPGPDGLPNFWIKWFKSSHFCLAAQFQAAIDLGSLPTFMTTGVTHLLFKSGCTTEAKNYRPITCLPTLYKLLTSILSSKLTKHLKDLLAKTQNGCRPGSRGTKELLLIDMTINQQVRRNRKNLCTAWVDYKKAYDSVPHSWLRRVLELYKVDVTLCTFLSSCMRQWVTRLSLPGSAAPISNGLIKIERGIFQGDSLSPLWFCLALNPLSTLLNESRLGFQLRRGGEVISHLLYMDDLKLFASKKTDLVELLKITEKFSSSIGMEFGVEKCAVMYVQRGRVASSDGLQLTESVSFRSLSEGETYKYLGISQSLGIVDEDVKHLIKARFIGRLRKVLNSLLSGGNKFRAFNSWVMPSLTYSFGILRWTQTELDILDRRVRCMLTTHRMHHPRSSVMRLYIPRKCGGRGLLNAKDMHNREVYNLREYFLKIDEGIHRDVVSVDKGLTPLSLNNENWRKHPVLSTSERLDIWKSKELHGRFYRALHGPDVDLPASVNWLRFGDLFGETEGFVCAIMDEVIKTNNYRKYIMRDGTLDVCRLCHCPGESLRHVTSGCSRLANSEYLHRHNLVARIIHQQLALKYGLIASEVPYYKYTPEPVLDDGHITLYWDRSIITDRTIVANKPDIVIIDRYARRTIIVDVSIPHDCNLVKAETDKMSKYLDLAHEITAMWHMESTIIVPIVLSVNGLIAKSLDHHLERLSLGKWVKGQAQKAVLLSTARIVRRFLSLEA